Proteins encoded by one window of Anaeromyxobacter diazotrophicus:
- a CDS encoding ABC transporter ATP-binding protein: protein MASPLAAPPVELLRVTDLHAFYGESHILHGVDFSVNQGELVTLLGRNGSGRTTTLKAILGLTGRRTGSVMMNGRETVHLPTHQIVHLGIGYCPEERGIFSSLSAEENLMLLPKVGGGGLSVDELYAMFPNLRERRHSQGTRLSGGEQQMLAVARILRVGARLLLLDEITEGLAPVIVQALGRVVRQLKERGFTMVLVEQNFRFAAPLADRHYVVEHGRIVDMVTQHELASSMEKLHRYLGV, encoded by the coding sequence ATGGCGAGCCCCCTCGCCGCCCCGCCGGTCGAGCTGCTCCGCGTCACGGATCTCCATGCGTTCTACGGTGAGTCGCACATCCTGCACGGGGTGGACTTCAGCGTGAACCAGGGCGAGCTGGTGACGCTGCTCGGCCGCAACGGCTCCGGGCGCACCACCACCCTCAAGGCCATCCTCGGGCTCACCGGCCGCCGCACCGGCTCGGTCATGATGAACGGGCGCGAGACGGTCCACCTGCCGACCCACCAGATCGTGCACCTCGGCATCGGCTACTGCCCGGAGGAGCGCGGCATCTTCTCGTCGCTCAGCGCCGAGGAGAACCTGATGCTCCTGCCCAAGGTGGGGGGCGGCGGGCTCTCCGTGGACGAGCTGTACGCCATGTTCCCGAACCTCCGGGAGCGGCGCCACAGCCAGGGCACGCGCCTCTCCGGCGGCGAGCAGCAGATGCTGGCGGTGGCGCGCATCCTGCGCGTCGGCGCGCGCCTGCTCCTGCTCGACGAGATCACCGAGGGCCTCGCCCCGGTCATCGTCCAGGCGCTCGGACGGGTGGTGCGCCAGCTCAAGGAGCGCGGCTTCACGATGGTGCTCGTGGAGCAGAACTTCCGCTTCGCCGCCCCCCTCGCCGACCGCCACTACGTGGTCGAGCACGGCCGCATCGTCGACATGGTCACCCAGCACGAGCTCGCTTCCAGCATGGAGAAGCTGCACCGCTACCTCGGCGTCTAG